In Methanobrevibacter sp., one genomic interval encodes:
- a CDS encoding site-specific DNA-methyltransferase, with translation MMYPRLKLARNLLRDDGVIFISIDDNEIENLKKLCNEIFGEENFIGQFNWYKSETPPNLSKKIKKNIEYILVYEKILNNSKYEGIMKFSKSDNGLLNQTNSEKTLIFPKNIVKTKLKNQVLKKGYYGTDNYKIILEEDTEIKDGIFIKEIKLTSKFKWSQEKLLNEIRNNTIISIKTQTLSPSYEKDSYDPEVPKNFIDKSVNVDTTENAGKYLKKLFGNKKIFDYPKPVSLMRYLLNFSKSENDEIYLDFFSGSASTAESIFELNIENKQNNKFILVQIPENIDDNTDAFKEGYRNICEIGKERIRRAGDKIVEESENSDLDIGFKVFKLDSSNLEKWDPDYNNLQQSLTIDNIKEDRTNEDLVYEIMLKYGIDLTLPIEEHNNIYSIGFGALVICLDNNITKEIANEIIKLTKNSSSSRVVFKDSGFKSDADKTNIKEILKINHIDEFITI, from the coding sequence ATGATGTATCCTAGGTTAAAATTAGCTAGAAATCTTCTAAGAGATGATGGTGTAATTTTTATAAGTATAGATGATAATGAAATTGAAAATTTAAAAAAATTGTGTAATGAAATATTTGGTGAGGAAAATTTCATTGGCCAATTTAATTGGTATAAAAGTGAAACTCCACCAAATTTATCTAAAAAAATAAAAAAGAATATTGAATATATTTTAGTTTATGAAAAAATTCTAAATAATTCTAAATATGAAGGTATAATGAAATTTAGTAAAAGTGATAATGGTTTATTAAATCAAACAAACTCTGAAAAAACATTAATATTCCCTAAAAATATTGTAAAGACTAAATTAAAAAATCAAGTATTAAAAAAAGGTTATTATGGAACTGATAATTATAAAATCATTCTTGAAGAAGATACAGAAATTAAAGATGGTATTTTTATTAAAGAGATTAAATTAACTAGTAAATTTAAATGGAGTCAAGAAAAGTTATTAAATGAAATTAGGAATAATACTATAATTTCTATCAAAACTCAGACTTTATCTCCTTCATATGAAAAAGATTCATACGATCCGGAAGTCCCAAAGAATTTCATTGATAAATCAGTTAATGTAGATACAACAGAAAATGCTGGAAAATATTTAAAGAAATTATTTGGTAATAAAAAGATTTTTGATTATCCTAAACCTGTTTCCTTGATGAGATATTTATTAAATTTTTCTAAATCTGAAAATGATGAAATATATCTTGATTTTTTTTCAGGTTCTGCTTCAACGGCTGAATCCATTTTTGAATTAAATATTGAAAATAAACAAAATAATAAGTTTATTTTAGTTCAGATTCCTGAAAATATTGATGATAATACTGATGCATTCAAAGAAGGTTATAGAAACATATGTGAAATTGGTAAAGAGCGTATTAGGCGTGCGGGAGATAAAATTGTTGAAGAATCTGAAAACTCAGATTTAGACATAGGATTTAAAGTATTCAAATTAGATTCTTCTAATTTAGAAAAATGGGATCCTGATTACAATAATCTTCAACAATCTTTAACAATTGATAATATTAAAGAAGATAGAACTAATGAAGATTTAGTTTATGAAATCATGCTAAAATATGGAATTGATTTAACTTTACCAATTGAAGAACACAATAATATTTATTCAATTGGATTTGGAGCATTAGTAATATGTCTTGACAATAATATCACAAAAGAAATAGCTAATGAAATAATAAAATTAACGAAAAACTCTTCATCTTCTAGAGTTGTATTCAAAGACAGTGGTTTTAAATCAGATGCAGATAAAACTAATATTAAAGAAATACTTAAAATTAATCATATTGATGAATTTATAACGATATAG
- a CDS encoding DNA methyltransferase — translation MNESVLNGESKDIVLDNISKLKEIFPEIVTEDKIDFDELKLILGEEIDDSREKYSFTWPGKTQAIKESQKQSTGTLRPCKEESKNWDTTQNLYIEGDNLEVLKLLQKGYYNKIKAIYIDPPYNTGKDFIYPDNYQDNLENYLKISGQVLDSEGEREREREHWN, via the coding sequence ATGAATGAATCTGTATTAAATGGAGAAAGTAAAGATATAGTTTTAGATAATATTTCTAAATTAAAAGAAATATTTCCAGAGATAGTAACTGAAGATAAAATTGATTTTGATGAATTAAAATTAATTTTAGGGGAAGAGATTGATGATTCTCGTGAAAAGTACTCTTTCACTTGGCCCGGTAAAACTCAAGCTATTAAAGAATCTCAAAAACAATCTACTGGAACTTTAAGGCCTTGTAAGGAAGAAAGTAAGAACTGGGATACAACTCAAAATTTATATATTGAAGGTGATAATTTAGAAGTTCTTAAATTACTTCAAAAAGGTTATTATAATAAGATAAAAGCTATTTATATTGATCCGCCATATAATACAGGTAAAGATTTTATTTATCCAGATAATTATCAAGATAATTTAGAAAATTATTTAAAAATTTCTGGTCAAGTTTTAGATTCTGAAGGAGAGAGAGAGAGAGAGAGAGAGCATTGGAATTAA
- a CDS encoding site-specific DNA-methyltransferase produces the protein MTTNTETQGRYHSNWLNMMYPRLKLARNLLTNDGVIFISIDDNEEFNLKKLCDEIFGESNFICNFVRKNKSGSGHDSKNIAIEFDYILCYAKNIEEVKINQEPVNVDDDPKYKFSDEFVEKRGKYYLRDLNYSGSYSEKMDYPITTPDGNIIFSGGKKGKPNTWRWSEPKFKWGLENNFIEFKKRDSEWKVYIKQYQFVDNNNEPYIRENPYRALIDFSNGKGSNDFNEIMEKNVFSFPKPLDLIKFIQKVGSDKNSIILDFFGGSSSTAHGVLKLNAEENSNRRFILVQIPEATDEKSEAYNEGYANICEIGKERIRRAGENIIKDSENKELDIGFKVFKLDSSNLEKWDPDYKNLQQSLTIDNIKEDRTNEDLVYEIMLKYGIDLTLPVEKHDNIYSIGFGALIICLDNNITKDITDEILKISKNSSISRVLFKDSGFASDAEKTNIKEILKVNNISEFITI, from the coding sequence TTGACTACAAATACTGAAACACAAGGTCGTTATCATAGTAATTGGTTGAATATGATGTATCCAAGATTAAAATTAGCTAGAAACTTATTAACTAATGATGGAGTTATTTTCATTAGTATTGATGATAATGAAGAATTTAATCTAAAAAAATTATGTGATGAAATATTCGGTGAATCAAATTTTATTTGTAATTTTGTTAGAAAAAATAAATCTGGAAGTGGTCATGATAGTAAAAATATAGCAATTGAATTTGATTATATATTATGTTATGCAAAAAATATTGAAGAAGTTAAAATTAATCAAGAACCTGTCAATGTTGATGATGATCCGAAATATAAATTTTCTGATGAATTTGTTGAAAAAAGAGGAAAATATTATTTAAGAGATTTAAACTATAGTGGTTCTTATAGTGAAAAGATGGATTATCCAATAACAACACCTGATGGAAATATCATTTTTTCTGGAGGTAAAAAAGGAAAACCAAATACCTGGAGATGGAGTGAACCAAAATTTAAATGGGGTTTGGAAAATAATTTCATTGAATTTAAAAAGAGAGATTCTGAATGGAAAGTTTATATTAAACAATATCAATTCGTTGATAATAATAATGAACCATATATTCGAGAAAATCCATATAGGGCATTAATTGATTTTTCAAATGGAAAAGGAAGTAATGATTTTAATGAAATTATGGAGAAAAATGTTTTTTCATTTCCAAAGCCATTGGATTTAATTAAATTTATTCAGAAAGTTGGTTCTGATAAAAATTCAATTATCTTAGATTTCTTTGGAGGTTCTTCATCAACTGCACATGGTGTTTTAAAACTTAATGCTGAAGAAAATAGTAATAGACGATTTATTTTGGTTCAAATTCCTGAGGCTACTGATGAAAAATCAGAAGCTTATAATGAAGGTTATGCGAATATTTGTGAAATTGGGAAAGAAAGAATTCGTCGAGCTGGAGAAAATATTATTAAAGATTCAGAAAATAAAGAGTTGGATATTGGATTTAAAGTTTTTAAACTAGATTCTTCAAATCTAGAAAAATGGGATCCAGACTACAAAAATCTTCAACAATCTTTAACAATTGATAATATTAAAGAGGATAGAACTAATGAAGATTTGGTTTATGAAATTATGTTAAAATATGGTATTGATTTAACATTGCCTGTTGAAAAACATGATAATATTTATTCAATTGGTTTTGGTGCATTAATTATTTGTTTAGACAATAATATCACAAAAGATATCACTGATGAAATTTTAAAAATATCAAAAAATTCATCTATATCTCGTGTTCTTTTTAAAGACAGTGGATTTGCTTCTGATGCGGAAAAAACCAATATAAAAGAAATATTAAAAGTTAATAATATTTCAGAGTTTATAACGATATAA
- a CDS encoding DNA methyltransferase, producing the protein MIETKLSGESKDIVHENIEILKELFPDIVSEDKINFDKFKSNFGEFIDGSHEKYNFTWPGKTQAIRESQKQSTGTLRPFKEESKNWDSTQNLYIEGDNLEVLKLLQKSYYNKIKAIYIDPPYNTGKDFVYSDDYKDNLENYLKISGQVSDLEDYTHTIWC; encoded by the coding sequence ATGATTGAAACTAAACTAAGTGGAGAAAGTAAGGATATTGTTCATGAAAATATTGAAATTTTAAAAGAACTTTTTCCAGATATTGTTAGTGAAGATAAAATTAATTTTGATAAATTTAAATCAAATTTTGGTGAATTTATAGATGGTTCTCATGAAAAATATAATTTTACTTGGCCTGGTAAAACACAAGCTATTCGCGAATCACAAAAACAATCAACAGGAACTTTAAGGCCTTTTAAGGAAGAGAGCAAAAACTGGGATTCAACTCAAAACTTATATATTGAAGGAGATAACTTAGAAGTTCTTAAATTACTTCAAAAAAGTTATTATAATAAAATTAAAGCTATTTATATTGATCCTCCTTATAATACCGGTAAAGATTTTGTTTATTCTGATGATTATAAAGATAATTTAGAAAATTATTTAAAAATTTCTGGACAAGTTTCAGATTTAGAAGACTACACACACACCATTTGGTGTTAA
- a CDS encoding DUF4391 domain-containing protein, translating to MVLIEDILEVPMDCIVDSVIPKKDIFEAADSKTKDKKIFTDLIKQIKWCYNFTEDNIRVSPYEDSERRYDEVELININLKYDNVHKIGVGKFKEDDKIDRIADIVMRFIPYPLILTIQYENELKFYASHIRESKQDYDKIVLDGKKRSTNWMDIDNLSEIEDDFITKIQFDNLERSDFYKFYNNYLEAIVQHDAAIIAGEPVYLPIKKIERIYDEISVFDEKIKEIEKKISEEDNFNRKMDLNIEAHKFKIEKEKLINELKGE from the coding sequence ATGGTTTTAATTGAAGATATTCTTGAAGTTCCAATGGATTGTATTGTTGACAGTGTAATACCAAAAAAAGATATTTTTGAGGCTGCTGACTCTAAAACTAAAGATAAAAAAATTTTCACGGATTTAATAAAACAGATTAAATGGTGCTATAACTTTACTGAAGATAATATTAGAGTAAGTCCATATGAAGATAGTGAAAGGAGATATGATGAAGTTGAATTAATCAACATTAACCTAAAATATGATAACGTTCACAAGATTGGTGTTGGGAAATTCAAAGAAGATGATAAAATTGATAGGATTGCAGATATTGTCATGCGTTTTATCCCTTATCCATTAATTTTAACAATACAATATGAAAATGAATTGAAATTTTATGCATCACATATACGTGAAAGCAAACAAGATTATGATAAAATCGTACTTGACGGCAAAAAAAGATCAACAAACTGGATGGACATTGATAATTTAAGTGAAATTGAAGATGATTTTATAACAAAAATACAATTCGATAATTTAGAGCGTAGTGATTTCTATAAATTTTACAATAATTATCTTGAAGCAATAGTGCAACATGATGCTGCAATCATTGCTGGAGAGCCAGTTTATCTGCCAATTAAGAAAATTGAAAGAATATATGATGAAATTTCTGTTTTTGATGAAAAAATTAAAGAAATTGAAAAAAAGATTTCTGAAGAAGATAATTTTAATCGTAAAATGGATTTGAATATTGAAGCTCATAAGTTTAAGATTGAAAAAGAAAAATTAATTAATGAATTAAAAGGTGAGTAA
- a CDS encoding helicase-related protein, producing MKAPKILDNKFNFVYQELTENIKKGSKLSVISALFSMYAYDNLKKDLNKIDNMRFIYTKPSFLKDNTKESRQYYIDNNSIFGGDYEIKLKNELTQGSISKECSEWIREKVEIKSFKTPNEAQPRMICVDNGDDTDIAINGTVDFTIAGLGLKKSDRQDMNQCVYGKDFTQSSLMQFNFLWENDDYLEDVKEEVLNQMQTMHKENPAEFIYFLSLYNIFSNELDSLDEDNIVRKGNNLKESQIWNKLYKFQKDAAIGVIDKIEKYNGCILADSVGLGKTFTALAVIKYYESRNDRVLVLVPKKLRDNWTIYTKNDKRNIFVDDRFNYDVLNHTDLSRERGMSGDIDLKTINWGNYDLVVIDESHNFRNNPAVKDRTTRYQKLMNEIIKGGHKTRLLMLSATPVNNKMTDIKNQIAFITEDQDDALVDAGIKSIETTLKNAQMAFNKWSKKPESERTGASFVDTIDLDYFQLLDTLTIARSRRHIEKYYDLAEIGDFPERLRPINVKSEIDTEEMFPPLESINRDISSLEMAIYSPMRYIRLDKKHEYEEKYDMVVGRGSTFKQLDRDVNVTHLMRINLLKRMESSIHAFKLTTQRILYLIDDTLKKLDKGVDYNPDLGINNINLEDDDEDWDNLMIGKKRKVLLQDIDELKWRGDLELDKIKLEELLKKANEITPDRDKKLSDLKEKIKNKIINPINPGNKKIIIFTAFADTAKYLYKNINSWALDEFGVHSALVTGGDSNKTTLSNVTQSDLNEILTNFSPKSKERANIEPDATDEIDILICTDCISEGQNLQDCDYLINYDIHWNPVRIIQRFGRIDRIGSENKQIQLVNFWPNMELDEYIDLEARVKNRMVMVDVSATGEENIISDDQKMNDLTYRKNQLEELQDRVLDLEDIGNSISITDLTFNDFKIELMDYMKENKSELEKAPRGIYSITQIPSDILEEVEPGVIFLLKQVSGTTENLEKNPLSPYYLVYIGEDSEVKFSYIKSKKVLDYYKKLCLGKKEVLVNLVKEFNYDTKDGKDMSMYSELLVETIEDILGKKQETGVKSLFKKGGTAVVKKDIDGLEEFELITFLIIR from the coding sequence GTGAAAGCTCCTAAAATTTTAGATAACAAGTTTAATTTTGTTTATCAGGAACTAACTGAAAACATTAAAAAAGGTTCTAAGCTTTCAGTTATTTCAGCATTATTTTCAATGTATGCTTATGATAATCTTAAAAAAGATTTAAATAAAATTGACAATATGCGTTTTATTTACACAAAACCTAGTTTTTTAAAAGATAATACTAAAGAATCACGCCAATACTACATTGATAATAACTCTATTTTTGGAGGAGATTATGAAATTAAACTTAAAAATGAATTAACACAGGGATCTATTTCTAAAGAATGTTCTGAATGGATTCGTGAGAAAGTTGAAATAAAATCATTTAAAACTCCTAATGAAGCACAGCCACGTATGATTTGTGTTGATAATGGTGATGATACTGATATTGCCATTAATGGAACTGTTGATTTTACAATTGCGGGATTAGGATTAAAAAAATCAGACAGACAAGACATGAACCAGTGCGTTTATGGAAAAGATTTCACACAATCATCATTAATGCAATTTAACTTCTTATGGGAAAATGATGATTATTTAGAAGATGTTAAAGAGGAAGTTTTAAATCAGATGCAGACAATGCACAAGGAAAATCCTGCAGAGTTTATTTACTTTTTATCACTTTATAATATTTTTTCTAATGAATTGGATTCATTGGATGAAGATAATATTGTTCGTAAAGGAAACAACCTAAAAGAATCTCAAATTTGGAATAAATTATATAAATTCCAAAAAGACGCCGCTATTGGTGTAATTGATAAAATTGAGAAATACAATGGTTGTATTTTAGCGGATAGTGTTGGTTTAGGTAAGACTTTCACAGCACTAGCAGTAATCAAGTATTATGAGTCAAGAAATGACCGTGTTTTAGTATTAGTTCCTAAAAAACTCAGAGACAACTGGACAATATACACTAAAAATGATAAAAGAAACATTTTTGTTGATGACAGATTTAACTATGATGTGCTAAATCACACAGATTTAAGTCGTGAAAGAGGAATGTCTGGGGATATTGACCTTAAAACAATTAACTGGGGAAATTATGATTTAGTTGTTATTGATGAATCTCATAACTTTAGAAACAATCCAGCTGTTAAAGATCGCACAACACGTTATCAAAAATTAATGAATGAAATCATTAAAGGAGGACATAAAACACGTTTGTTAATGTTATCTGCTACACCTGTTAACAATAAAATGACTGATATTAAAAATCAGATTGCATTTATTACAGAAGACCAAGATGATGCATTAGTTGATGCAGGTATTAAAAGTATTGAAACAACACTTAAAAATGCACAGATGGCTTTTAATAAATGGTCTAAAAAGCCTGAATCAGAAAGAACTGGAGCTAGTTTTGTAGATACAATTGATTTAGATTATTTCCAATTATTAGATACATTAACTATTGCACGTTCAAGAAGACATATTGAAAAATATTATGATTTAGCTGAAATTGGAGATTTCCCAGAAAGGCTACGGCCTATTAATGTAAAATCAGAAATTGATACGGAAGAGATGTTTCCACCCCTGGAATCAATTAATAGAGATATTTCAAGTCTAGAAATGGCAATATATTCTCCAATGAGATATATTCGATTAGATAAAAAACACGAATATGAAGAAAAATATGATATGGTTGTAGGTAGGGGTTCAACATTTAAACAACTAGACCGTGATGTTAATGTAACCCATTTGATGAGAATCAATCTCCTGAAACGTATGGAAAGTTCTATTCATGCATTTAAACTTACAACACAAAGGATTCTTTATTTAATTGATGATACTTTAAAGAAATTAGATAAAGGGGTTGATTATAATCCTGATTTAGGTATCAATAACATTAACTTAGAAGATGATGATGAAGATTGGGATAATTTAATGATTGGTAAGAAAAGGAAGGTTTTGCTTCAGGATATTGATGAACTTAAATGGAGAGGAGATTTAGAGTTAGATAAAATCAAACTTGAAGAGTTACTTAAAAAGGCTAATGAAATTACTCCAGATAGAGATAAAAAATTATCTGATTTAAAAGAAAAGATTAAAAATAAAATTATCAATCCGATTAACCCTGGAAATAAAAAAATTATAATCTTCACAGCATTTGCTGATACTGCAAAATATTTATATAAAAATATTAACTCATGGGCTTTAGATGAATTTGGAGTTCACTCTGCATTAGTTACTGGTGGGGATTCAAATAAAACAACTTTATCTAATGTTACTCAAAGTGATTTAAATGAAATTTTAACAAATTTCTCACCAAAATCAAAAGAAAGAGCAAATATTGAACCTGATGCAACTGATGAAATTGATATTTTAATTTGTACTGATTGTATTTCTGAAGGTCAAAACCTACAAGATTGCGATTATTTAATTAATTATGATATTCACTGGAATCCAGTACGTATTATTCAAAGATTTGGAAGAATTGATAGGATTGGATCTGAAAATAAACAAATTCAACTTGTAAACTTTTGGCCAAACATGGAACTTGATGAATACATTGACCTTGAAGCACGTGTTAAAAATCGTATGGTAATGGTAGATGTGTCAGCAACAGGTGAAGAAAACATTATTTCTGATGATCAAAAAATGAACGATTTAACTTATCGTAAAAATCAATTGGAAGAATTACAAGATAGAGTTCTTGATTTAGAAGATATTGGAAATTCAATTTCAATTACAGATTTAACATTCAATGACTTTAAGATAGAATTAATGGATTATATGAAAGAAAATAAATCTGAACTTGAAAAAGCTCCAAGAGGAATATATTCAATTACTCAAATTCCATCAGATATTCTAGAAGAAGTTGAACCTGGAGTGATATTTTTACTAAAACAGGTTTCTGGTACAACTGAAAACTTAGAGAAAAATCCGTTAAGTCCATATTATCTTGTTTATATTGGTGAGGATTCAGAAGTTAAATTTTCATACATTAAATCTAAAAAAGTCTTAGATTACTATAAGAAATTATGTCTTGGTAAAAAAGAAGTATTAGTGAATCTTGTTAAAGAATTTAACTATGATACTAAAGATGGAAAAGATATGTCAATGTATTCTGAGTTATTAGTTGAAACAATTGAAGATATATTGGGTAAAAAACAAGAAACTGGTGTTAAAAGCCTGTTTAAAAAAGGTGGAACAGCAGTTGTTAAAAAAGACATTGATGGACTTGAAGAATTTGAGTTAATTACATTTTTAATTATCAGGTGA
- a CDS encoding Met repressor, whose translation MSETSKTTINIPKDMKKELKKIAIDEDTSLSGLILKMIEEDLKNRKTE comes from the coding sequence ATGTCAGAGACAAGTAAAACTACAATAAATATACCAAAAGATATGAAAAAAGAATTGAAAAAGATTGCTATTGATGAAGATACTTCTCTTTCAGGTTTAATTTTAAAAATGATTGAAGAAGATTTAAAAAATAGAAAAACTGAATAG
- a CDS encoding SAP domain-containing protein, with product MLNDLSMLNGIDFSKKYVNSDGLRSGDLDNILSKQKNKCTFDLPSPISDNSTVDDFPDLNYAILYAHYLGDINSQCYIFINVNADEIERRRFQKHVINIAINSGHLIDMGGNWGLDVTEQDLNYFFNMEELKDVLYKYKLKRSGNKSVLISRITENLTQEQINYEFPPELWDYQFKVTESGIDYVKRFKYIEMVPFNFTFEEYLLLCEKNPQYSSKDIIFCLCYQDWLQLGENRFSTIKLLNIDEINRYCKQEFMESFYSDSEYIIPLYEKIISGCLSGDIGFYKEEFDVYMKEVACEPKDNLELFENEANKYFRNYEYEKALEYYLKAQEVSPLENHFQQDIELCKEKINKKNY from the coding sequence ATGTTAAACGATTTAAGTATGTTAAATGGGATTGATTTTTCTAAAAAATATGTTAATAGTGATGGATTACGATCTGGCGATTTAGACAATATTCTTTCTAAACAAAAAAATAAATGTACATTTGATTTACCCTCACCAATTAGTGATAATAGTACTGTTGACGATTTTCCGGATTTAAATTATGCAATATTATATGCTCATTATTTAGGGGATATCAATTCTCAATGTTATATTTTTATTAATGTAAATGCTGATGAGATTGAAAGGAGAAGATTCCAAAAACATGTGATTAATATTGCTATTAATAGTGGTCATTTAATCGATATGGGTGGTAATTGGGGTCTTGATGTTACAGAACAAGATTTAAATTATTTTTTTAATATGGAAGAGTTAAAAGATGTATTATATAAATATAAACTAAAAAGGTCAGGTAATAAATCTGTTTTAATTAGTAGGATTACAGAAAATTTAACACAGGAACAAATAAACTATGAATTCCCACCTGAATTATGGGATTATCAATTTAAAGTAACAGAATCTGGCATAGATTACGTTAAAAGGTTTAAATATATTGAAATGGTCCCTTTTAATTTTACATTTGAAGAATATTTATTATTATGTGAAAAAAATCCTCAATATTCTTCAAAAGATATCATTTTTTGTTTATGTTATCAGGATTGGTTGCAATTGGGAGAAAATCGATTTTCTACAATTAAATTATTGAACATTGATGAAATTAATAGATATTGTAAACAGGAATTTATGGAATCTTTCTATAGTGACTCAGAGTATATTATTCCCCTTTATGAAAAAATCATATCTGGTTGTTTGAGTGGAGACATTGGATTTTACAAAGAAGAGTTTGATGTGTACATGAAGGAGGTTGCTTGCGAACCTAAAGATAATCTTGAATTATTTGAAAATGAAGCTAATAAATATTTTAGAAATTATGAGTATGAAAAAGCTTTAGAATATTATTTAAAAGCTCAAGAAGTATCTCCATTAGAAAATCATTTTCAACAAGATATAGAATTATGTAAAGAGAAAATCAATAAAAAGAATTATTAA
- a CDS encoding endonuclease/exonuclease/phosphatase family protein produces MKIISWNCNGSFRETIKSIIDEDSENYLDGDIYVIAECENPGDSRPKYNEYRKIIADLMESNYFWIGDYHFKGLGIFAKQDIKLEPIKVQDNKFKNFIALRVNDSFNLLGVWAMNKDKEKGLPPYVQMIHSYFDANTDLFDENLIMCGDFNSNAIWDNLHKAKDNEGNAKNQSNLNKKLNNKGLYSAYHELTGEKQGKETQFTFYQSKNLDQPYHIDYVYTAKNKIIDFKIGDAEKWIKLSDHMPIIFEIHE; encoded by the coding sequence ATGAAAATTATCAGTTGGAACTGTAATGGTAGTTTTAGAGAAACAATTAAATCCATTATTGATGAGGATTCAGAAAATTATCTGGACGGAGATATTTATGTAATTGCTGAATGTGAAAACCCTGGTGATTCACGTCCAAAATATAATGAATATAGAAAAATAATAGCTGATTTAATGGAGAGTAACTATTTTTGGATTGGTGATTATCATTTCAAAGGTCTTGGAATATTTGCAAAACAAGATATTAAACTAGAACCAATCAAAGTACAAGATAATAAATTTAAAAACTTTATTGCTTTAAGAGTTAATGATTCATTCAATTTACTAGGAGTTTGGGCAATGAATAAGGATAAAGAAAAAGGATTGCCACCATACGTTCAAATGATTCATAGCTATTTTGATGCAAATACCGATTTATTTGATGAAAACCTCATTATGTGCGGTGACTTCAACAGCAATGCAATATGGGATAACTTACATAAAGCTAAAGACAATGAAGGAAATGCTAAAAATCAATCAAATTTAAATAAAAAACTCAATAATAAAGGATTATATAGTGCATATCATGAATTAACTGGTGAAAAACAGGGAAAAGAAACACAATTTACATTTTATCAATCAAAGAATTTAGACCAACCATATCACATTGATTATGTATATACCGCTAAAAACAAGATTATTGATTTTAAAATTGGTGATGCTGAAAAATGGATTAAATTAAGTGATCATATGCCAATTATTTTTGAAATTCATGAGTAA